actgtgctcttctaactgtgctcttctaactgtgttcttctaactgtgttcttctagctgtgtctctctaactgtgctcttctaactgtgctcttctaactgtgttcttctagctgtgtctctctaactgtgctcttctaactgtgttcttctagctgtgtctctctaactgtgctcttctaactgtgctcttctaactgtgctcttctagctgtgtctctctaactgtgctcttctaactgtgttcttctaactgtgctcttctaactgtgttcttctaactgtgttcttctagctgtgtctctctaactgtgctcttctaactgtgctcttctaactgtgttcttctagctgtgtctctctaactgtgctcttctaactgtgttcttctaactgtgctcttctaactgtgttcttctaactgtgctcttctaactgtgttcttctaactgtgttcttctagctgtgtctctctaactgtgctcttctaactgtgctcttctaactgtgtctctctaactgtgttcttctagctgtgtctctctaactgtgctcttctaactgtgttcttctaactgtgctcttctaactgtgttcttctaactgtgctcttctaactgtgttcttctaactgtgttcttctaactgtgtctctctaactgtgctcttctaactgtgttcttctaactgtgtctctctaactgtgctcttctaactgtgttcttctagctatgtctctctaactgtgctcttctaactgtgttcttctagctgtgtctctctaactgtgctcttctagctgtgtctctctaactgtgctcttctaactgtgttcttctagttgtgtttctctaactgtgttcttctaactgtgttcttctaactgtgctcttctaactgtgctcttctagctgtgtttctctaactgtgttcttctagctgtgtctctctaactgtgctcttctaactgtgctcttctaactgtgttcttctagctgtgtctctctaactgtgctcttctaactgtgttcttctaactgtgctcttctaactgtgttcttctaactgtgctcttctaactgtgttcttctaactgtgttcttctagctgtgtctctctaactgtgctcttctaactgtgctcttctaactgtgtctctctaactgtgctcttctagctgtgtctctctaactgtgctcttctaactgtgttcttctagttgtgtttctctaactgtgttcttctaactgtgtctctctaactgtgctcttctaactgtgttcttctaactgtgtctctctaactgtgctcttctaactgtgttcttctagctatgtctctctaactgtgctcttctaactgtgttcttctagctgtgtctctctaactgtgctcttctagctgtgtctctctaactgtgctcttctaactgtgttcttctagttgtgtttctctaactgtgttcttctaactgtgtctctctaactgtgctcttctaactgtgctcttctagctgtgtttctctaactgtgttcttctaactgtgctcttctagctgtgtttctctaactgtgctcttctaactgtgatcTTTTAACTTTGATATTTTAACTGTGCTTATCTAACAGTACTCTTCTAACAGTGTttctctaactgtgctcttccaactgtgttcttctagctgtgtttctctaactgtgctcttctagctgtatTCTTctttgttcttttaactgtgcaTAAAGAACAAAGGTAGAAACCTTCGTTCTTCATGCTGTGTTCATATTGtgttttctaactgtgctcttctttGTTCTTCGAACTGTTTtctagctttgtttttttttaactgtgctcttctgtgttcttctatctaAGTTCTTTTTACTGTGTTCTCCTAGTTATCCTTGTCTAACTGTGCtcccaaacctgtgttcttcttGCTATGTTCTTCTGGTTCAGTTATTCTAAGTGTGTCCTAACTTTGTTCTTCTAGTTGTCCTATTCTAACTGTTCTCTTATAACTGTGCTCCCAAACCTGTGTTCCTGTGTGTCCTTCTAGCTATGTTCTTCTGGCTcagttcttctaactgtgctcttatAACTttgttcttctagctgtgttcttctaactgttctcttctaactgttcttttctaactgtgctcttctaactgagctcttctaactgttctcttctaactgttcttttctaactgttctcttctaactgttcttttctaactgtgctcttctaactgagctcttctaactgttctcttctaactgtgctcttctatttttttgtcttctaaTTGTTCTCTTGTAACTGTGCtcccaaacctgtgttcttttATCTGTTTTCttataactgtgttcttctaactttgttcttctaactgtgctcttctaactgtgctcttctaactgttctcttctaactgttctcttctaactgttctcttctaactgtgctcttataactttttttcttctagctgtgttcttctaactgttcttttctaactgtgctcttctaactgtgttcttctaactgtgctcttctaactgtgctcttctaactgttctctTCTATCTGttctcttctaactgttctcttctaactgtgctcccaaacctgtgttcctctagctgtgttcttctggctcagttcttctaactgtgctcttatAACTttgttcttctagctgtgttcttctaactgttcttttctaactgtgctcttctaactgtgctcttctaactgtgctcttctaactgagctcttctaactgtgctcttctattTTTATGTCTTCTAATTGttttcttctaactgtgctcccaaacctgtgttcttttATCTGTTCTCttataactgtgttcttctaactttgttcttctagctgtgctcttctaactgtgctcttctagctgttcTCTTATATCTGTTCTCTTCTATCTGttctcttctaactgtgctcttctaactgttctctTCTATCTGttctcttctaactgttctcttctaactgtgctcccaaacctgtgttcctctagctgtgttcttctaatgGTGTTTTTCTAACCATGCTCTTCTGATGGTACTCCTCTTCTTACACATGAATAACTTTACTGACCGGAAGtacattctgaccactgaccactgattttatgtttacatttcctacatttctaattattattctattaataacatatacagaaacacacactcactctctctctctctctctctctctctctctctctctctctctctctctctctctcacacacacacacacacacacacacacacacacacacacacctaaacacactgaaatgaaGACTTCCTGTGTTCAGCAGGCATTTATTTCACTTCCTTCAGCGAGTCCCACCCAAAACAGTGTTACTGCGCCTTTAAGGGGCTTTACTATCAGTTATAGGGTGGTGAGAGTAGTTTTAGCTGCTGTGACCGGCCCTCTGTCTCCAGTCTCGGGGGTCTCTCCGGAGTAAGAGCAGGAGGATGAAGGGAGTTAACGTGTGAAAGGAACGAGGGAAAGCTGAAGGACAGATGATAGATGGAGTAAAGCAGGACATCTCTTGATTATCgaggtcagtgtttttttattgcagGGCTTAAGACactttctctgtctcactgagACACACACTTTTTATTAGAATAAGGAACTGCCTTTAGCACGCTACACTGCTGTGCTGGGCATCAGAGGTGGGCTGTACTATGGGTAAACTGGGTTATACACTGGATTATACACTGGATTATACACTGAGTTATACACTGGGTTATACACTGGATTATGGAAGAGTGTATTTCAGAGCTACTAATACACTTACTGTGAGATCATCTACTGATCACAGCTGATTTCCTGTaacttgtttgtgtgtgtgtgtgtgttggtttatgatggttgcattattattatattatattgcagCTCGTACACTTTATACAATGTAGATATAtatatggttggtgtggcgcaacagataacaccactacctgccactgagctaccacgtcatgtgggagactggggttcgattcctggtctgggtaaCTGCgttacaccagtaagagtccttgggaaagactcctaacactacactggcccacctctgtaatacgagtaaccttgtaagtcgctctggacaagagtgtctgctaaatgccataaatgtaaatgtaaatgtatataatatctggcccataagtatttggacagtgacacaggGTTTTATAATTTTGCCTCTGTTTTACCTGTAATTTACGAGGGGTAAAGCAATTACATTAGCCGTctaggaattacagccatttgtACACACTCTCGCTGTTTCAAAAActcaaaaataatgaaataatgaactGAGAAGCAGGTCCACGGTCAGGTGTGGTCTGTTCCCTCATGTTTCACCACAGATTAAGGAgataaaaggtctggagttCATGTCAAGTGTTGATCTTGCATTTGGTGCCAGTTCATGAGACCTTTCAttaacactttacttggatggtcctttatagatgcctcgtagacacctgacattcaactaactatggaatctaaccctaaatcctaaccctaattttACTcagaatcaaccctaaaccctaattTAACCTTAACTATCAATCAACCCTAAagcctaactctaaccttaaccctgaattaaccctaaagcctaacttaaccttaaccctgaatcaaccctaaaccctaaattaACCTTACctctgaatcaaccctaaaccttaatataaccttaaccctgaatcaaccctaaaccctaaattaACCTTACctctgaatcaaccctaaaccttaatataaccttaaccctgaatcaaccctaaaccttaatataaccttaaccctgaatcaaccctaaaccctaataTAACCTTAAtcctgaatcaaccctaaaccttaatttaaccttaaccctgaatcaaccctaaaccctaactgAACCTTAACTCTGAATTAACCCTAAAGcctaacttaaccttaaccctgaatcaaccctaaaccttaatataaccttaaccctgaatcaaccctaaaccctaactgAACCTTAACTCTGaattaaccctaaaccctaacttaaccttaaccctgaatcaaccctaaagcctaatttaaccttaaccctaaatcaaccctaaagcctaacttaaccttaaccctgaatcaaccctaaaccctaaattaACCTTAActctgaatcaaccctaaaccttaatttaaccttaaccctgaattaaccctaaaccttaatataaccttaaccctgaattaaccctaaaccttaatttaaccttaaccctgaatcaaccctaaaccttaatttaaccttaaccctgaatcaaccctaaaccctaactgAACCTTAACTCTGaattaaccctaaaccctaactgAACCTTAACTCTGaattaaccctaaaccctaacttaaccttaactctgaatcaaccctaaaccctaacttaaccttaaccctgaattaaccctaaagcctaacttaaccttaaccctgaatcaaccctaaaccttaatataaccttaaccctgaatcaaccctaaaccctaactgAACCTTAACTCTGaattaaccctaaaccctaactgAACCTTAActctgaatcaaccctaaaccctaactgAACCTTAACTCTGaattaaccctaaaccctaacttaaccttaactctgaatcaaccctaaaccctaacttaaccttaaccctgaattaaccctaaagcctaacttaaccttaaccctgaatCAACTCTAAACCTTAATTTAACCTTAACTAtgaattaaccctaaaccttaatttaaccttaaccctgaatcaaccctaaaccttaatttaaccttaaccctgaatcaaccctaaaccttaatttaaccttaaccctgaatcaaccctaaaccctaaccttaacccaaacttaaccttaaccctgaatcaaccctaacAATCGTGTAGTTAGACCTTgagtatggagaaggaaaggaCGGATTACTGATCCAAagcatctgtcaaacatggtggaggcactgttatggcatgggccTGAATGGCTGCtaatggaactgggtcactggtgtttattgatgatgtgactgctgatagaagtGGCAGGATCAATTTTGAAGAGTACAGAGCTTTATACTGCATATTTAAGTTGGTAAACCCTGTTTTTAAACAACAGCCATTAACAGGACAAATGACCGCAATGTATTTAGTGAAACACATGAAAGGTGAATACTGGGGCTCCAGGTGCTGTATACCAGAGACCGTATCCTACTCATGACTGCAACTTCCGTCTGAGCCGTGAGTTTCACAGCAAATTAATCACTTCAGTCATCTAAACCCAGGACAGCACGGTTCAAGCGCAAACACAGGCACGGTGATTAATCCTCCGGAGGTGGCAGCGGACAATGAGCTTGTTCATTGAGTAATAACAGTCCAGTGTTGGATGTCGAGTTAAGTGGACAGCTCTTTTGAGTAAGTAGATATAGGAGTGTGTCTGGGTATTACACACATTGATGTATCTGAGCAACAACTAAGGGTCCCTTTATCAACAACTCAGCAGATAGGGATCTTCAAACGGAACTCAGCTCTCTCCAGTCAGACGCTATTTGCACCACTTCTGCTTTTGCATACAGCAATACTGATCATACGCTATATATGATATACCCTAATAATAATGAAACCTGCAAACACAAATGGTTTAAGAATTTCACAGTGGGgactctgagtggctcagcggtctaatggtCTGGAGGCCATGAATTCAAAGccagagccatgctgctttgccatcagcagccggagtctgagagagcacaattggccatgctctctccaggtgggtagatggcgctctttcttccctcattactcttaagcaatgttggccagcacaggcgtctgttagctggtgcggtggagctggggacctggcactttcctccaagtgtgcCTGGCAATCGgaggcagttggaaaagaggagGTGGCTGGATTCACATGCATCGAAGTCCTTACCCTGcttggaagcattgctagtgcaagAGGGAGTTATggacaggtgggttaattggcagctgCAAATTGagaatttattttaaattatatatatgtgtgtgtgtgtgtgtgtgtttgtgtgtgtgcccaaTTTAGTAATTTCCAGCTCCCCACAACTAGCTAGGACTCCCTCTAGCACATAATGCTCCCAGGTTAAGGCAGGTTGTACTCGCTGGGATTTCAAGGCATTGATGTTTGTGGCATCACTAAGtgtggcaaaagtattgggacacctgctcatttactgtttcttatgaaatgaaggatattaaaagagctgatcctgcttatgttggagtaactgtctctactgtccagagaagaagtgaATTACTGTTCAGCAACATgagcattagtggggtcaggatgtttgctactcaccaacccacctcatcctcaactcccaaaagaggcaccatcattccagaggacacagctggggggcttcatacccctctactagcccacgcctggcattattaagcagcatggagccaataggtttatgatgtttatctgctccagagagtcctattctattggcagtacttcttctctacagggactagacaagctgtgtcagcaataggtgcaacttacagAAGCCGAATGCATTCGtcagaagggctgtccacaaacatttggacgcatCATGTATGCATAgcaatggaactgggtcactggtgtttaatGGTAATGTATCTGCACAGCTGTCACTAAACCCTCTCTCATCTTTCCTAGAGTGAATGGCGTGAGAGTGAGGTGCAAAATGGACTTCACAGATCCATCGGAGCAGGAGAGGCTGATCTTCATCATCACGCTGCCCCtgtccaccaccatcatcctgGCCAACCTCCTGATCATCGTGGGCATCGCCTGCAACCGGCAGCTTCATAACACCCCCAACTACTTCTTCTTGAGCCTCCTGGTGGCAGATGTTTGCACAGGCTTCGCCTTGCCGTTCATCCCTCGGATGGGCCTTAACCGAACGCTGAACTTTCAGTCTTGCCTGCTCATGCACATCTTCCCCAacttcctctttctgtctttcctctTCAATCTAGTCATGGTGCACTACGAGCGCTACCTCTGCATCGTCAGTCCGCTGCACTACAGTCAGTTTTGGGTGCACCGATGCTTCCCGGCCGCCTTGCTTGCTGTTTGGATGCCTCCACTGCTCTACGCTTCCCTTCCCGCCTTCGGATGGAACAACTGGAGCAGCGAGAGCTTCCAGAGCTCATCTTCGGaccccaacaccaccaacaGCAACAGCACAGCCAGTGGAGATGGAGGTAGCAACATTTCCTCAGGTGCCTATCAGAATGACGAACGCTGCTCCTACAAACAGGTATTCACAAGAGCCTTCATCTACCTGGAGGTGTATGGACTGCTAGTTCCAGCCATCATGTGCATCATAGGAATGACCGGACGTGTGCTTTGGATCACGAGGAAGCAGGTCCAGGACATCTGCAAGCTTCACCGTGCCGTAGAGCGGGAAGAAGCTTCGGACCACGGGCAGCAGCTCAACCTTCGTTACGCCAAATGCATAGCTGCCGTCTCCCTCACTTTTCTTGTCTGCTGGGTGCCCTACATCGTCTACCTGCATGTGTCAGTGGCAATTTTTTGGGGCACCAGTTACAGTAGGTCAACCCTGAACATCATCCTGTCCTGCACGGGGATCGGCAGCATGGCTATTATCCCAGTTATATTGGGCCTGGCCAACCGGCAATATACGGAACCAATTAGGACGCTGCTAGCGAAGCTGAGGGATCGCTGGACTGGTGTACGAACCTTCGAAGATGCTACTGTGTGAAAGTCAGGGGGTATCTCACAAAAGAGGCCTTCTTAGTTTAAGCGAAAAGTCAAGCCTGTCCCACAGAgggtatattatatatattgggTCGGACTGAGTGGTGACTCATTCTGCAGCTCGGCTGCAGCATTTATTAGGGAAAACGACCAAACCGGGACTGACACAAGCGACTATCTGCTCGagttaaaggcagctggactcgACAGCGATCCATCCACATGACCAAACAACCAACGGTCTATGGAcagcgatgtgtagccaggaaggTCTaacagctaactgaggctcaaatcacacctgtttagaggataaaacctcgtatctgagagcacagagccGAGTGAACGGTCTTAGTAGTGTTTTCAGCCTCAttcagtagactggctcatccaggtttgcttgctttcccttttactTGAACTCAGCATGTCACTAAACTcacaactacagtgggcttgttttttccccacctgttttcagagctttatcaccactcagtgagctcccagACCTTTCAGTAGCTGGATTCCAGTGATTTCTGTGAACTGCAGCAGTTCATTAGCTTTTCTACTCTTTAGCAGTCTGTAGAAGGAGAGCTCTGGACTCCTGCTGGATCTGTTCGTACAGTCAGTCGCACAGCAGCTCTTTcccatttttgtgttttagcagtaaataaaatggctataattGAGCTGTAGTCATGAAGATTCCTGGTTCTAGTCATTACCACTGTGCAGAAATCTGAGTCTTCTGCAAGTTTCTTTAGAATTAAGCATTTCTCATCAaacccccactctgaatgaccatGTTTAGTGGCAGAAATACAGGAAAACTAATACTAATAAAGTAATTTCAGCTTACTGgaaaatcctgctttgtgaaatatcCCCCAGGTTcatatttctaataataattcTTTAAAATGAAATTGCTGATCCAGGATCAAGGACCCACTTTCACCCACATTGCCTGTTTAGAGTTGGGGAACACCTTGCCATCTTATTATGTAAGGTTTAATATTCATTAATAAGAAAGCGGCTGTGCTCCAATGGTTTGGGTCTATTGATCTTCAACACTCATTCGTTTCATCTTCATCAAAGTGTTTTCCTCACTAAGGCTATAAGAATACCTAAGAATTGATGGGTCGAATCCTAGGTCatactgcttgccatcagcagccggagtcagagagagcacaattggccacaaTCGGTGGGCTGATGGCACGTCCTCCTAACATCCctcctagtgtgatgtgggTCAGCACAGGCGATAGCTGTTAGCTggtgtatcggagctggggagccatgTTTACCTCTGAAGGCCCGGCTTCAGGTGGTGGCTGACTgtacatgtattggaggagacccTACaaagtgttgggggcattgctaatGGTAGGGGGATTACTGGGGAAACTGGTCCTGGTCTAATTTTGGGTAGACAAATGGGGTTAAATTAGAAATAGATTAATAAGGAAGTGACCTCCTCGGTAGCTTCGACCTAAATGATGATCTGACAGTTTTCTTCTCCAATCTATTGTTCAAAACACTGTTGGTTGAAACACCTGAAAGGTTTGAGTGCTGCTAAGTTCTGATGTGtgctttcactgatgtgtggaagaaaggcagactgcagggctaggtgaTGGATTTTATACACCTATAGTGGCAATGGGACTTAATCAAACACCAGAATTCAAAgcttaagaggtgtgtcccaatacttttgtccatatagtgtagtaatGTGCCTTTGTCATATACACTTGTACAGAAATTCTTCTCTTCACAAATCCCAGCTTGGAAAGCCTGGGTCAGAGCATAGGGGTCAGCCAGAGGGtttagggccttgctcaaggactcagcagtggcagctcagtggaCCCAGAAATCAAACCCACTGAGCCAGTGAGCTGATGGCACTTTTCTGAACTATATTGGGCCTTTGTTTATTGGCTTTTTACTGTACATATAAAATAGCCATTACAAAGTCATGGGATCCAGAGCACACCTTCATCACGGTCATTTCCATTTCTTTATTCAGCTGTTTTTGGACTGAAATGTACTTGAATGAATGTCTACTGTGTGATGTAACAGTCCCTGACCCAGTGCAGCATTCTCATTCACATTCTCCTATGTCTGCTAGCGTTATCTTCTGACCAGGCCTGTCCACACTAATGTCCTAATACTaataaatgtgtcctccgcatttgacccatctgtggtagtgaatacGGGGGCTGGAGTTGGCTACCCTCTGCTCTGGGTGGGGATGTATGTATTGAGCAAGGTCCAtttaccctctctctgctccacgGGGGCTGGAGTTGGCTACCCCCCTCTCATACATCCCCACCCAGAGCAGAGGGTAGCCAACTCCAGCCCCcgtggagcagagagagggtaaatggccttgctcaagggtccaacagtgcagcggcagcttgccgagcctgggtattgaacccacaaccctgtgatcaatagcctggacctctaaccgctgaaccaccactgttATGACAcctttttaatgtgtgtgaaaaGGTTGTAGAAAAGTAATTTAAAGGTGTAGTCGACgataataaatggacaaaagtattgggacaactgctcaatTATTGCTGAGTGGGGAAATCTCCAAACTGTGATGGACATGCATTTTAAGGACGTGGTCATGCTCTTAAAATCAGAACAATCTAGTACTATAATACTTCGCTTTTATTGGCatgcaccatatggacaaaagtattgggacacctgcttattcattgtttcttctgaaatcaaggctattaaaagagtttctcctgcttttgttggagtcactgtctccagagaagaagaaggcattctactagattttggaggagcattgctgtgaggatttgatagcatttagcaacaagagcaccccacctcatcccatcaactctccaactcatgccaaaagcGTTGGATGAAGCATCTacatccatccttccagagaacacagttcttccactgctccacagcccaatatCAAAGgattccagagagtcctgttctattggctatgcctctctacagggactagatgagcTGATCTTCATGTGTCTGAAATGATTCATTAGATGatttgtccacaaacttttggacacatagtgtacatACTTCTCTGCATATCTCGGCTTGGAAAGTTGGAGTCAGAGTGCTGGGTTAGGCCACATTACAGCACCCTTGGAGCAGAGAGGGGtcaggaccttgctcaagggcccaatagtggAAGCTTAGTGGACCTGGGTACCAAACCAATAATGCTGTGGGTAATTATCTGTTCTCTGACCATTACGCCACTGGGTTTTAGGTTTTAGACACAGTTTTAATA
The genomic region above belongs to Salminus brasiliensis chromosome 8, fSalBra1.hap2, whole genome shotgun sequence and contains:
- the gpbar1 gene encoding G-protein coupled bile acid receptor 1 isoform X1, whose amino-acid sequence is MALFLPSLLLSNVGQHRRLLAGAVELGTWHFPPSVPGNRRQLEKRRWLDSHASKSLPCLEALLVQEGVMDRVNGVRVRCKMDFTDPSEQERLIFIITLPLSTTIILANLLIIVGIACNRQLHNTPNYFFLSLLVADVCTGFALPFIPRMGLNRTLNFQSCLLMHIFPNFLFLSFLFNLVMVHYERYLCIVSPLHYSQFWVHRCFPAALLAVWMPPLLYASLPAFGWNNWSSESFQSSSSDPNTTNSNSTASGDGGSNISSGAYQNDERCSYKQVFTRAFIYLEVYGLLVPAIMCIIGMTGRVLWITRKQVQDICKLHRAVEREEASDHGQQLNLRYAKCIAAVSLTFLVCWVPYIVYLHVSVAIFWGTSYSRSTLNIILSCTGIGSMAIIPVILGLANRQYTEPIRTLLAKLRDRWTGVRTFEDATV
- the gpbar1 gene encoding G-protein coupled bile acid receptor 1 isoform X2, encoding MDFTDPSEQERLIFIITLPLSTTIILANLLIIVGIACNRQLHNTPNYFFLSLLVADVCTGFALPFIPRMGLNRTLNFQSCLLMHIFPNFLFLSFLFNLVMVHYERYLCIVSPLHYSQFWVHRCFPAALLAVWMPPLLYASLPAFGWNNWSSESFQSSSSDPNTTNSNSTASGDGGSNISSGAYQNDERCSYKQVFTRAFIYLEVYGLLVPAIMCIIGMTGRVLWITRKQVQDICKLHRAVEREEASDHGQQLNLRYAKCIAAVSLTFLVCWVPYIVYLHVSVAIFWGTSYSRSTLNIILSCTGIGSMAIIPVILGLANRQYTEPIRTLLAKLRDRWTGVRTFEDATV